A region of Streptomyces halobius DNA encodes the following proteins:
- a CDS encoding CBS domain-containing protein, whose product MAKNLRARDIMSSGAQCVGAHESLYDAARMMRDLDVGCLPICGDNNRITGVITDRDIVVTCCADGIDPATVQAGTLSGDLFWIDADAEATEALEVMENNHIKRLPVIDVKGGHRLVGMITEANVAKNLSDKQIAEFATGVYATA is encoded by the coding sequence ATGGCCAAGAACCTTCGAGCCCGAGACATCATGTCCAGCGGGGCGCAGTGCGTCGGTGCACACGAGTCGCTGTACGACGCGGCGAGGATGATGCGCGATCTGGACGTCGGTTGCCTGCCCATCTGCGGTGACAACAACAGGATTACCGGCGTGATCACCGACCGCGACATCGTCGTCACCTGTTGCGCCGATGGGATTGACCCGGCGACCGTACAGGCCGGCACGCTGAGCGGGGATCTGTTCTGGATCGACGCCGACGCGGAGGCCACCGAGGCGCTGGAGGTCATGGAGAACAACCACATCAAGCGGCTGCCGGTGATCGACGTCAAGGGCGGCCACCGCCTGGTCGGCATGATCACTGAGGCCAATGTCGCCAAGAACCTCAGCGACAAGCAGATCGCGGAGTTCGCGACCGGCGTGTACGCGACCGCTTAG